A genomic window from Sanguibacter antarcticus includes:
- a CDS encoding AAA family ATPase, producing MTSLAAPGSRQAEHPSRFRHGLVVGKFYPPHAGHLNLVRTALSRSERVTVQVLVSSQESIPGDLRARWIREEVPQARVLVGLDDEPVDYRSDRAWDAHVAIMKDLLTAADSREKGVVAPVDAVFTSDGYGEELARHVRATWVQVDPQRQAVNVSGTAVRADPKAYWWALPAAVRSWFARRVVILGAESTGTTTLAEDLQAHYGLPLVPEFGREWSETRPGGLAAPWHTAEFDLVAREQARLEDEAARTSSLPLVVCDTDVLATTLWHERYVGRPSPSVQALAASRVPDLYLLTGDEIPFVQDGMRDGEHIRRSMQVAFRSALNAQAESGGAQWVELRGNRDARLAAAVDLIDEVCALPRAITAPMPQAGVRS from the coding sequence GTGACATCACTCGCAGCCCCAGGTTCCCGCCAGGCCGAGCATCCTTCGCGTTTCAGGCACGGGCTCGTCGTCGGAAAGTTCTACCCACCTCATGCGGGCCACCTCAATCTCGTCCGTACTGCTCTGTCGCGCTCCGAGCGCGTCACCGTCCAGGTCCTCGTCTCGTCCCAGGAATCCATCCCTGGGGATCTCCGCGCGCGATGGATACGAGAAGAGGTCCCGCAGGCGCGGGTCCTCGTCGGGCTCGATGACGAACCCGTCGACTACAGGAGCGACCGTGCGTGGGACGCGCACGTCGCGATCATGAAGGACCTCTTGACCGCCGCCGACTCCAGAGAGAAAGGGGTCGTCGCTCCGGTCGACGCGGTCTTCACCTCGGACGGGTACGGGGAGGAGCTCGCCCGCCATGTCCGCGCAACCTGGGTCCAGGTCGACCCGCAGCGGCAGGCAGTGAACGTCTCAGGCACAGCAGTACGTGCCGACCCGAAGGCCTACTGGTGGGCTCTGCCTGCCGCGGTCCGCTCGTGGTTCGCTCGACGTGTGGTGATCCTCGGCGCCGAGTCGACAGGCACCACCACCTTGGCCGAGGACCTGCAGGCGCACTATGGTCTGCCGCTCGTCCCCGAGTTCGGCCGCGAGTGGTCGGAGACTCGTCCCGGGGGCCTTGCTGCACCGTGGCACACGGCGGAGTTCGACCTGGTGGCGAGGGAACAAGCCCGCCTCGAGGACGAAGCCGCTCGTACGAGCTCGCTGCCTCTCGTCGTCTGTGACACGGATGTGCTGGCCACGACGTTGTGGCACGAGCGGTATGTCGGCCGGCCTTCCCCGTCGGTCCAAGCGCTGGCGGCATCCAGGGTCCCTGACCTGTATCTCCTGACGGGTGACGAGATCCCGTTCGTTCAAGACGGAATGCGCGACGGTGAGCACATCCGTCGGTCGATGCAGGTCGCGTTCCGTTCGGCGCTGAACGCACAGGCCGAGAGCGGAGGTGCACAGTGGGTCGAGCTGCGCGGCAACAGGGACGCGCGCCTTGCAGCCGCTGTCGACCTCATCGACGAGGTCTGCGCTCTGCCCCGAGCGATCACAGCCCCGATGCCACAGGCGGGCGTACGGTCCTGA
- a CDS encoding phosphoenolpyruvate carboxylase — translation MSYVETSEDDRRGRAHHEVPDPLRNDVRLLGGLLGTVLREAGGDELLADVERLRELTIRAHDDEEEDASFAEAQALVETFSPERAEQVARAFTCYFHLANLAEEYHRVRVLRERESTRDPDEVAGDDSFAAAVTELTEEIGREATLERLRALEFRPVVTAHPTEARRRAVSSAIRRISALVAERDGAHVGGTSLAENERRLLAEIDVLWRTSPLRAAKPTVVDEIRTVMGVFDSTFFETFPEVYRRFDDWLQGDQAGARAPIVRPFVRLGTWIGGDRDGNPNVTAEVTRSAALIASEHVLTALEEAARRTGNALTLDGSATPASADLVSLWRRQRVLSEPLTARIAGESPNEPHRQVLLVVAERIAATRLRDADLAYADAAEAEADLVVVQESLVQARASRAGYGDLQRLIWQVQTFGFHLAELEVRQHSIVHEQALADIAANGIDGPLAEKTTEVLDTFRALGAVQHRHGTDAARRYIVSFTQKAEHLEAVYQLAALVFDDPEHAPVIDAIPLFETFADLEASVEILEGMLLVPAVQARLAANGRRVEVMLGYSDSSKDVGPVAATLALDVAQSKITQWAKRNDITLTLFHGRGGALGRGGGPANRALLAQPAGSVDGRFKLTEQGEVIFARYGDPVIAARHIEQVAAATLLASAPSIERRNEAATQRFSDLASTLDASSRARFFELVRAEGFPQWFGEVTPLEEVGLLPLGSRPARRGLSIESLDDLRAIPWVFSWSQARINLAGWFGLGTALKTAGDLGELRAAYREWPLFGTLIDNVEMSLAKTDARIASRYLALGDRQDLADLVLEEMALTREWVLAITGSDSALSNRRVLGRAVRLRSPYVDALSLLQLRALTRLRKGAEPDEIDQLRHLLLLSVNGVAAGLQNTG, via the coding sequence GTGTCCTATGTCGAAACGTCTGAAGATGACCGTCGCGGTCGAGCGCACCACGAGGTGCCCGACCCGCTGAGGAACGATGTCCGCCTGCTCGGAGGTCTGCTCGGAACCGTCCTGCGCGAGGCGGGCGGCGATGAGCTCCTCGCCGATGTCGAGCGCCTGCGTGAGCTGACCATCCGTGCCCACGACGACGAGGAGGAGGACGCGTCGTTCGCCGAGGCGCAGGCACTCGTCGAGACGTTCTCTCCCGAGCGTGCTGAGCAGGTCGCGCGAGCCTTCACCTGCTACTTCCACCTCGCCAACCTGGCGGAGGAGTACCACCGCGTCCGGGTCCTGCGGGAACGCGAGTCCACGCGTGACCCCGACGAGGTCGCGGGGGACGACTCGTTCGCCGCCGCGGTCACCGAGCTGACAGAGGAGATCGGTCGCGAAGCCACGCTCGAGCGGCTTCGGGCGCTCGAGTTCCGACCTGTCGTCACCGCTCACCCGACCGAAGCCCGACGTCGTGCGGTCTCCAGCGCGATCCGACGCATCTCGGCACTCGTCGCAGAGCGGGACGGCGCGCACGTCGGCGGCACCTCGCTCGCCGAGAACGAGCGCCGGCTCCTTGCGGAGATCGACGTGCTCTGGCGCACCTCGCCGCTGCGGGCAGCGAAACCGACGGTGGTCGACGAGATCCGCACCGTCATGGGCGTCTTCGACTCGACGTTCTTCGAGACGTTCCCCGAGGTCTACCGGCGCTTCGACGACTGGCTTCAGGGTGACCAGGCCGGCGCTCGAGCCCCGATCGTCCGTCCGTTCGTCCGGCTCGGCACATGGATCGGTGGCGACCGGGACGGGAACCCCAACGTCACCGCCGAGGTGACGCGTTCCGCAGCGCTCATCGCGTCCGAACACGTCCTGACCGCCCTCGAAGAGGCCGCGCGACGCACCGGCAACGCCTTGACGCTCGATGGCTCCGCGACCCCGGCCTCTGCCGACCTCGTGTCGTTGTGGCGCCGTCAGCGCGTCCTCTCGGAGCCGCTCACAGCCCGCATCGCGGGAGAGTCGCCCAACGAGCCGCACCGTCAGGTGCTGCTCGTCGTCGCCGAGCGGATCGCGGCGACCCGGCTCCGTGACGCGGACCTGGCGTATGCCGACGCAGCAGAGGCCGAAGCGGACCTGGTCGTCGTCCAGGAGTCGCTCGTGCAGGCTCGCGCTTCTCGGGCTGGGTACGGCGACCTCCAGAGGCTCATCTGGCAGGTGCAGACCTTCGGGTTCCACCTTGCGGAGCTCGAGGTCCGTCAGCACTCGATCGTTCACGAGCAGGCACTGGCGGACATCGCCGCGAACGGAATCGACGGTCCGCTGGCCGAGAAGACCACCGAGGTCCTTGACACCTTCCGTGCGCTGGGCGCCGTGCAGCACCGACACGGAACAGACGCAGCACGCCGGTACATCGTCTCGTTCACACAGAAGGCGGAGCACCTCGAGGCTGTGTACCAGCTCGCAGCCCTCGTCTTCGACGACCCCGAGCATGCTCCCGTCATCGATGCGATCCCCCTGTTCGAGACGTTCGCCGACCTCGAGGCGAGCGTCGAGATCCTCGAAGGGATGCTCCTCGTCCCGGCCGTCCAGGCGCGGCTCGCCGCCAACGGGCGTCGCGTCGAGGTCATGCTCGGCTACTCGGACTCGTCGAAGGACGTCGGTCCGGTCGCAGCGACGCTCGCGCTCGACGTCGCCCAGAGCAAGATCACGCAGTGGGCGAAGCGCAACGACATCACGTTGACGCTCTTCCACGGTCGCGGCGGCGCCCTCGGTCGCGGGGGCGGCCCGGCGAACCGTGCGCTCCTCGCACAACCTGCGGGGTCGGTCGACGGTCGGTTCAAGCTCACGGAGCAGGGCGAGGTCATCTTCGCCCGCTACGGGGACCCGGTCATCGCTGCGCGGCACATCGAGCAGGTCGCCGCAGCGACGCTCCTCGCCAGTGCTCCGTCGATCGAGCGTCGTAACGAGGCCGCGACACAGCGGTTCTCAGACCTCGCGTCGACGCTGGACGCCTCGTCCCGGGCACGCTTCTTCGAGCTTGTCCGCGCTGAGGGTTTCCCCCAGTGGTTCGGCGAGGTCACGCCGCTCGAAGAGGTCGGGCTGCTGCCGCTGGGCTCGCGTCCCGCACGTCGTGGGCTCTCGATCGAGTCGCTCGACGACCTGCGCGCTATCCCGTGGGTGTTCTCCTGGTCACAGGCACGCATCAACCTGGCAGGCTGGTTCGGTCTGGGTACCGCGCTCAAGACGGCCGGCGACCTCGGCGAGCTGCGCGCCGCCTACCGTGAGTGGCCGTTGTTCGGGACGCTCATCGACAACGTCGAGATGTCGTTGGCCAAGACCGATGCGCGCATCGCCAGCCGCTACCTCGCGCTCGGCGACCGTCAGGACCTGGCGGACCTCGTGCTCGAGGAGATGGCGCTCACCCGCGAGTGGGTCCTGGCCATCACGGGCAGCGACAGCGCGCTGTCCAACCGCAGGGTGCTCGGCCGTGCTGTTCGTCTCCGGAGCCCGTACGTCGATGCGCTGTCGCTCCTGCAGCTCCGCGCACTGACACGCCTGCGCAAGGGAGCCGAGCCCGACGAGATCGACCAGCTACGGCACCTGCTGCTGCTCAGCGTCAACGGCGTCGCCGCCGGTCTGCAGAACACCGGCTGA
- the pnuC gene encoding nicotinamide riboside transporter PnuC codes for MSVEEIIGFTTGAVCVWLAVRQNVWTFPVGLANNSVYVVLFASSGLYAGAGLQVVYIVLGVLGWVWWVRGGPAGEALTVRRTPRWAWLAAAVAAAVIAMLLVWVLSTYTDSEVPRLDAVTTSLSLVAQLMLGRKWIGSWWVWIVADVIYVWLYISSALYLTAALYAGFIVLCVLGLRDWRRELVAPAALVTQILGRSCSAGVLQTGGDAVDAEQQQVP; via the coding sequence ATGTCAGTCGAGGAGATCATCGGGTTCACCACCGGCGCCGTGTGCGTGTGGCTCGCCGTCCGGCAGAACGTGTGGACCTTCCCGGTCGGCCTCGCGAACAACAGCGTGTACGTCGTGCTCTTCGCGTCGTCCGGGCTCTATGCCGGCGCCGGGCTCCAGGTCGTCTACATCGTCCTCGGCGTGCTGGGCTGGGTGTGGTGGGTCCGAGGCGGGCCCGCGGGAGAAGCGCTCACGGTCCGACGGACACCGCGCTGGGCGTGGTTGGCCGCAGCCGTCGCCGCCGCCGTCATCGCGATGCTGCTCGTGTGGGTGCTGAGCACCTATACCGACTCCGAGGTGCCTCGGCTCGACGCCGTGACCACCTCGCTGAGTCTCGTCGCCCAGCTCATGCTCGGCCGCAAGTGGATCGGCAGCTGGTGGGTGTGGATCGTCGCCGACGTGATCTACGTGTGGCTGTACATCTCGTCCGCGCTCTACCTCACGGCGGCGCTGTACGCCGGGTTCATCGTGCTGTGCGTCCTCGGCCTGCGCGACTGGCGGCGGGAGCTGGTCGCTCCCGCCGCACTCGTCACGCAGATACTCGGCAGGTCGTGCTCAGCCGGTGTTCTGCAGACCGGCGGCGACGCCGTTGACGCTGAGCAGCAGCAGGTGCCGTAG
- a CDS encoding FAD-binding and (Fe-S)-binding domain-containing protein produces the protein MTGLNSAPTSAQQARAEASARAELVASLRSVVDGEVSDSTLRRAEYTTDASNYRVVPQVVVIPLNVDDALAAVEATRAAGVPLTARGGGTSCAGNAVGPGVVIDFSRHVNEIHEIDPEARTARVDPGVIMSSLQKAAAPHGLRFGPDPSTQNRATLGGMIGNNACGPHAVAYGRTADNVFELDVVDGAGRRFVAGPDGVGLARVPGLGELVSANLETLRTELGRFSRQVSGYSLEHLLPENGAHLGKALVGTEGTVVTVLGATVDLVPIAGAPTLVVLGYPDMPSAADAVPALLTHSPLAVEGLDARLVDVVRVAKGAGAVPELPAGAGWLMVEVGGSTAAEAMDRARAIVRDSGTTASRILQAGPEATAMWKIRADGAGLAGRTQSGAQAWPGWEDSAVPPEKLGAYLRDLDALMAQYGVDGMPYGHFGDGCVHLRIDIPLETSGSVLRTFMTDAAMLVGKYGGSLSGEHGDGRARSELLPAMYSATAIGVFEQFKALLDPHDLLNPGVLVRPNAIDADLRRPQAKPLLAKNGFSFAHDDGDFTQAIHRCVGVGKCRADTTDAGGFMCPSYLATKDEKDSTRGRGRVLQEMANGTLVTGGWRSPEVHAALDLCLSCKACSSDCPAGVDMAQYKAEVLHNAYKGRLRPMNHYALGWLPRWARLASYVPKLANGALSIKPLAKLVLRLGGMDTRRSIPAFADVPFRTWWKREGAALVAGAATSDDSAQGTVRKPKVVLWTDSFSDTLAPGVPEAAVTVLLAAGYDVVVPEDEACCGLTWISTGQLDGAKKRLSQLLAVLGPFAVNGIPIVGLEPSCTAVLRSDLTDLFPDDPRAQAVSTATHTLAELLTRPETAPGPDSGWVMPDLSDVTAVVQPHCHHYSVMGFAPDEKLLRDAGATLKTLAGCCGLAGNFGMEKGHYEVSVAVAENALLPALREAGEGDIFLADGFSCRTQADDLAGVAGMSLAELLASRLTER, from the coding sequence ATGACCGGTTTGAACAGTGCGCCGACGAGCGCCCAGCAGGCGCGAGCGGAGGCCTCTGCCCGCGCAGAGCTCGTCGCGTCTCTGCGGTCCGTCGTGGACGGTGAGGTCTCTGACTCCACGCTGCGTCGGGCTGAGTACACGACCGACGCGTCGAACTATCGGGTCGTGCCCCAGGTGGTGGTCATACCGCTGAACGTCGACGACGCGCTGGCGGCCGTCGAGGCGACCCGCGCAGCAGGAGTACCGCTGACGGCTCGCGGCGGAGGAACGTCCTGCGCCGGGAACGCTGTCGGCCCCGGCGTCGTCATCGACTTCTCGCGGCACGTCAACGAGATCCACGAGATCGACCCTGAGGCGCGCACCGCACGCGTCGACCCGGGCGTCATCATGTCCTCCCTGCAGAAGGCGGCCGCGCCCCACGGGCTGCGGTTCGGTCCTGACCCGTCCACGCAGAACCGTGCGACCCTCGGCGGGATGATCGGCAACAACGCGTGCGGCCCGCACGCAGTGGCCTACGGGCGGACCGCCGACAACGTGTTCGAGCTCGACGTGGTCGACGGGGCCGGCCGCCGCTTCGTCGCTGGCCCCGACGGGGTCGGCCTGGCGAGGGTCCCTGGCCTCGGCGAGCTCGTCTCGGCGAACCTCGAGACGCTGCGCACCGAGCTCGGCCGTTTCAGCCGCCAGGTGTCTGGGTACTCGCTCGAGCACCTTCTGCCGGAGAACGGCGCCCACCTCGGGAAGGCGCTCGTCGGGACGGAGGGAACCGTCGTGACGGTCCTCGGTGCGACCGTCGACCTCGTACCGATCGCCGGAGCGCCCACGCTCGTCGTCCTCGGGTATCCCGACATGCCGAGCGCGGCGGACGCGGTGCCCGCGCTCCTCACCCACTCGCCGCTCGCAGTCGAAGGGCTCGACGCGCGTCTCGTCGACGTCGTGCGCGTCGCCAAAGGCGCCGGGGCCGTGCCGGAGCTCCCGGCAGGGGCTGGCTGGCTCATGGTCGAGGTCGGCGGCTCGACAGCGGCCGAGGCGATGGACCGCGCCCGAGCGATCGTGCGGGACTCCGGCACCACGGCTTCGCGCATCCTGCAGGCCGGTCCGGAGGCCACCGCGATGTGGAAGATCCGGGCGGACGGTGCGGGCCTCGCCGGACGCACCCAGTCCGGGGCTCAGGCCTGGCCCGGCTGGGAAGACTCCGCCGTGCCGCCAGAAAAGCTCGGCGCGTACCTGCGAGACCTCGACGCTCTCATGGCGCAGTACGGCGTCGACGGCATGCCCTACGGCCACTTCGGCGACGGCTGCGTGCACCTGCGGATCGACATCCCGCTCGAGACGTCAGGCTCGGTCCTCCGGACGTTCATGACCGACGCCGCGATGCTCGTCGGCAAGTACGGCGGCTCGCTGTCCGGCGAGCACGGCGACGGTCGCGCACGGTCCGAGCTCTTGCCCGCCATGTACTCCGCGACGGCCATCGGCGTCTTCGAGCAGTTCAAGGCGCTGCTCGACCCGCACGACCTGCTCAACCCCGGCGTCCTCGTGCGGCCCAACGCGATCGACGCAGACCTTCGCCGCCCGCAGGCGAAGCCGCTCCTCGCGAAGAACGGCTTCAGCTTCGCCCACGACGACGGTGACTTCACGCAGGCCATCCACCGGTGCGTGGGCGTCGGCAAGTGCCGTGCGGACACGACTGACGCGGGCGGCTTCATGTGCCCGTCCTACCTGGCGACGAAGGACGAGAAGGACTCGACCCGCGGTCGCGGCAGAGTCCTGCAGGAGATGGCGAACGGCACGCTCGTCACCGGCGGGTGGCGCTCGCCCGAGGTCCACGCGGCGCTCGACCTGTGCTTGAGCTGCAAGGCGTGCTCGAGCGACTGCCCTGCCGGTGTGGACATGGCCCAGTACAAGGCCGAGGTGCTGCACAACGCCTACAAGGGCCGTCTCCGGCCGATGAACCACTACGCGCTCGGCTGGTTGCCTCGCTGGGCCCGTCTCGCGAGCTACGTCCCGAAGCTCGCGAACGGGGCGCTCTCGATCAAGCCACTGGCGAAGCTCGTCCTGCGGCTCGGCGGCATGGACACCCGGCGCTCCATCCCGGCGTTCGCCGACGTCCCGTTCCGGACATGGTGGAAGCGTGAGGGCGCGGCGCTCGTCGCGGGAGCCGCTACCAGCGACGACAGCGCCCAGGGCACGGTCCGCAAGCCCAAGGTGGTCCTGTGGACCGACTCTTTCAGCGACACCCTCGCGCCGGGTGTCCCCGAGGCGGCGGTCACGGTCCTCCTCGCGGCGGGCTACGACGTGGTCGTCCCCGAGGACGAGGCCTGCTGCGGCCTCACCTGGATCAGCACGGGGCAGCTCGACGGGGCGAAGAAACGGCTCTCGCAGCTCCTCGCGGTCCTCGGACCGTTCGCCGTCAACGGCATACCGATCGTCGGCCTCGAGCCGTCGTGCACCGCGGTGCTCCGGTCGGACCTCACCGACCTCTTCCCCGACGACCCTCGGGCGCAGGCGGTGTCGACCGCGACCCACACGCTCGCCGAGCTGCTCACGCGCCCGGAGACCGCGCCCGGCCCCGACTCTGGCTGGGTCATGCCCGACCTCTCGGACGTCACCGCTGTGGTGCAGCCGCACTGCCACCACTACTCCGTCATGGGCTTCGCGCCAGACGAGAAGCTGTTGCGGGACGCAGGAGCGACGCTCAAGACGCTCGCCGGGTGCTGCGGGCTCGCGGGCAACTTCGGGATGGAGAAGGGGCACTACGAGGTCTCCGTCGCCGTCGCTGAGAATGCGCTCTTGCCTGCTCTGCGAGAGGCTGGCGAAGGCGACATCTTCCTGGCGGACGGATTCTCGTGCCGTACCCAGGCGGACGACCTCGCAGGGGTCGCCGGGATGTCGCTCGCCGAGCTGCTCGCGAGCCGGCTGACAGAGCGTTAG
- a CDS encoding NAD(P)H-binding protein: protein MTRIAIIGGHGKVALYLARILGAEGHDVTSLFRNPEHEADVVATGAAPVVADVEHQSVEEIAAAIVGHDVVVWTAGAGGGSAERTYAVDRDAAIRAIDAAVAADVPRFVMVSYKGAGPNHGVPPENSFFAYAESKAAADAHLRQSDLDWTVLGPSALTDDPGTGRIEVGARLESTHVSREDVARVAAAVLEAPWTTKTTIDFNVGDVPIAEAVRSA from the coding sequence GTGACACGTATCGCCATCATCGGAGGGCACGGCAAGGTCGCGCTGTACCTCGCGCGCATCCTGGGCGCCGAAGGGCACGACGTGACGTCGTTGTTCCGCAACCCCGAGCACGAGGCCGACGTCGTCGCGACAGGGGCTGCTCCGGTGGTCGCGGACGTCGAGCACCAGAGCGTCGAGGAGATCGCAGCGGCGATCGTCGGCCACGACGTGGTCGTCTGGACCGCCGGAGCCGGAGGCGGGAGCGCCGAGCGCACGTACGCGGTGGACCGTGACGCAGCGATCCGCGCGATCGACGCGGCGGTCGCCGCCGACGTGCCGCGGTTCGTCATGGTCTCCTACAAGGGAGCGGGCCCCAACCACGGCGTCCCGCCAGAGAACAGCTTCTTCGCCTACGCCGAGTCGAAGGCCGCCGCGGACGCGCACCTGCGCCAGAGCGACCTCGACTGGACCGTCCTCGGTCCGAGCGCGCTCACAGACGATCCTGGGACCGGGCGCATCGAGGTCGGAGCACGGCTCGAGAGCACCCATGTCTCTCGCGAGGACGTCGCCCGCGTGGCGGCCGCGGTGCTGGAAGCACCGTGGACGACCAAGACCACCATCGACTTCAACGTCGGAGACGTCCCGATCGCCGAGGCCGTCCGGAGCGCCTGA
- a CDS encoding MTH1187 family thiamine-binding protein, which produces MLIAFSVAPLGTGDSVTDAVADAVRIVRESGLPNRTDSMFTTIEGEWDECMDVVRRATEAVGRGGHRVSLVLKADVRPGHTGELEGKVRRVEERLSATAGEPSV; this is translated from the coding sequence ATGCTCATCGCCTTCTCTGTCGCCCCGCTCGGTACGGGAGACTCCGTCACTGACGCGGTGGCGGACGCCGTCCGCATCGTCCGTGAGTCTGGCCTCCCCAACCGCACCGACTCGATGTTCACCACCATCGAGGGGGAGTGGGACGAGTGCATGGACGTGGTGCGACGAGCCACGGAGGCCGTAGGCCGGGGAGGCCATCGCGTCTCGCTGGTCCTCAAGGCTGATGTCCGGCCAGGCCACACCGGCGAGCTCGAGGGCAAGGTGCGACGCGTCGAGGAGCGGCTCTCCGCGACCGCTGGTGAGCCCTCCGTCTGA